The genomic region GTATTTCTAATTATATACTACGAAAGAATATTAACTTAAATATAACGCATATATAGCTTATCTGattgaaattaaaataatttttaaatatattatgtaataggtattcatatttcattataaaatttttattaaaaataaattttatattaatccatttttatatataatttaattttcttttctcaaAACAATGGCAAGCAATAAATGGAATGAACAGgtaattttgattttttattgagtatatatatatatactaacTATTAATTTAAGtgaaatatattcattatataacaataatttttttattttttacttgctttttttcacttttctatatatataaattgatttttttcctatttagTATCTTAATCATGATGATTACTCATTCTTTAAAACTAATTTCAAAATCAATCGTAAACTCACAGAGAACGAAGGAAAAAACCTTAAAACTATAATTGAACTTTTAGGAGATGCATCATATAATACAGAAATCTTTAACAATATATTAGAATTactaatgaaatatttaaatagcGGTCATGTTATGTATAACTGTCGTTCTGATAAATGTTGTAGGTATATTAATTATTCGATAGCTAAAAAATTTcgagaaataaattatgttCAATATATTGAAAGTAAGtttaacattttcaaaaaattcatGGAGGGATACTATAAAACTACAAGATTTTGGGACTGTAAAGATCGTTTAGATTACATAAATCCTCTTATATTGTCAAGAAtggatatattatatgatttgTATGATAAGTACAATTACCTTATTTCTCTTAAAAGCAATGAtgcaaataataaattatgtatTACCCTTAGTTTAATAGCTAGGGAATATAGGGAAGCCATAAAGCTTCATGAAGGagatgaaaattttattaaagaattagaaaattttagaaAGTTTATTCTATCAAAAAACCCGAATTACAATAGAGCATGCGGTTGGAACTTAACTTCTATAACGCTACCGAATCCAGTTACCCCACATCAGGATGAAATGCAAGAACAGAAATTAAATTCACATGTTCCGACACAACAACCCTCACTTAATGAATTAGAGAAGAGTAGAACTGTGGTGGGTGCAACAGATGAATCAGAATTATCAAGACTACCAGGATTACAATCAGAATCCTTACAATTAACAGAAGTGAAACCAAAATCCCTACAACCAACAGAAGTACAAGCACTACCAGTAAACCCATTGTCAGCACATCCACAATCATCACATCCACAATCATCACATTCAGAATCATCACATTCAGAATCATCTCATCCACAATCATCACATTCAGAATCAACACAATCAGAATCAACACAATCAGAATCAACACATTTAGAATCAACACATTCAAATCCAGTACAATTAAAACGAGAAcaagcagaagcagaagaattTCATGATATACAATTGCCATCAAATCATCATTCACAAAATGAATGGCAAACACGAGAATTTATGGAATCAATAGATCAAAAAACGCATAATTCAGAATATCCCATTAAAGACGCAGAACATACAGATGGTCTCTTTGGTAAAATGCGAGAAATTTTTGCTGGCACTTTAGGAGAAGTTGATCCAGTACCTGTAGTTGGCGTATCTGGTGGGATgggtgctttatttttactttttagggtactcgaaattttaaatttacacccatatatttataatatatttaaataaaaattaaataagcataaaattattttatataattattcatatatatttttaaatattagtATACACCATTTGGAACCTTCtttagaggaggaagaggacgtGCACATAGAATCCCGCGTAGTTTCAATGGGCAATTTCCAGGATTTCCAGATTATTACGAATATGACCGTGGGTATATTGGATATGCTCCAATGAATATAAATCCTCTAGCGGAATAGGTCATATTgcgttatttcttcataaaaaataagtttatttataaggtgaccataaaaaaaataaaaataatgcattctatatttaaacaattcAAACTTAATAtctataataaatatatattttttaagaaataaatctaaatattatatagttcTTTGTATAAAATTCATCCACATTcatcacatatataattgtagtattatgataaatgtcataaaaggaaaagaataacataaataaagtttaattataagaagattgcatttattattgttCAAATGACACATTAAAAAActattaataattcataaaaaatatattgcataattattacaatgaaaaaagcatcactatttatatgtatatatgtcaatacacatatacttgtaatatgtaaatatgctaaaattttctaacatgcataataaaataataaattaaactaATAAGATAACTAAtacatttttctattaagaaaaatacctacaaattataaatttttatttattgccattttatgtaaattagattatgcatataattctaaattttattgtgttatatatttattcatctTATatcaccaaaaaaaaagaacttcaAAATGGACCATTGTAACTTAACCTGGATTGCAATATTAGGAAATTCCAATAGATAAATATTCGTATGCGTATCTAATCAACTTTtagaatttatattatatatatataatcatattttaatgatttatttcttaagaaaatataatgttttcccttatttattttattatttttaaataaaacctTTTTAACTCGATAT from Plasmodium vivax scf_6718 genomic scaffold, whole genome shotgun sequence harbors:
- a CDS encoding variable surface protein Vir6-like (encoded by transcript PVX_073190A) → MASNKWNEQYLNHDDYSFFKTNFKINRKLTENEGKNLKTIIELLGDASYNTEIFNNILELLMKYLNSGHVMYNCRSDKCCRYINYSIAKKFREINYVQYIESKFNIFKKFMEGYYKTTRFWDCKDRLDYINPLILSRMDILYDLYDKYNYLISLKSNDANNKLCITLSLIAREYREAIKLHEGDENFIKELENFRKFILSKNPNYNRACGWNLTSITLPNPVTPHQDEMQEQKLNSHVPTQQPSLNELEKSRTVVGATDESELSRLPGLQSESLQLTEVKPKSLQPTEVQALPVNPLSAHPQSSHPQSSHSESSHSESSHPQSSHSESTQSESTQSESTHLESTHSNPVQLKREQAEAEEFHDIQLPSNHHSQNEWQTREFMESIDQKTHNSEYPIKDAEHTDGLFGKMREIFAGTLGEVDPVPVVGVSGGMGALFLLFRYTPFGTFFRGGRGRAHRIPRSFNGQFPGFPDYYEYDRGYIGYAPMNINPLAE